The Helicobacter fennelliae nucleotide sequence AAAAGAGCTTGCAGAAGTTGGTATTGCTATGGTGCTATATCCGCTCTCTGCAAATCGCGCTATGGGACGCGCCGCGCAACTTGTCTATCAAAGTATTTTAGAAAAAGGACACCAAAAAGATGTGCTTGAGATTATGCAAACGCGCGAGGAGCTTTACCAAACGCTTGATTATTACGCGTTTGAAAACAAACTTGATGAATTATTTAAAGGAGGCAAAAAATGAGTATGAGCGAAGCAAAGAAAAAAACAGGCGGTTTGGCTGGAGTTGTAGCTGGTGAGAGTGCGATATGCACTTGCGGGCTTGGAAATGGGCTGAATTATTATGGCTATGCGATTGAGGATTTGGCACAAAATTGTGAGTTTGAAGAAGTGGCATATCTTTTGCAATACGCCAAACTTCCAAATAATAAAGAGTTAGAGGATTACAAAGAGCAAATCATCGCGCAAAGAAGCTTAAATGAGAATCTAAAAGCGGTTTTAAGAGCCATACCAAAAAGCGCGCACCCGATGAATCTTATGCAAGCTGCGGTAGCGACTTTGGGAAGTGTAGAGTCGGAAGAAAATAACTTTAGCGATCAAGATTCTAAAATTATCAGGCTTTTGGGGGTACTACCTAGCGTGCTTTGCTATTGGCATCATTATGCAAATTTTGGCAAGGAGATTAGCTTTGATTCAGATCAAAAAAGTATAGCGGGATATTTCTTAGAAAAGCTCAAGCTTAAAACCCCAAAAGAAGAATTTATCAAAGCTATGCACTGCTCGCTTATCTTGTATGCAGAGCATGAATTTAACGCCTCAACTTTCACAGCTAGAATCTGTGCTTCGACAAAAAGCGATATTTTTAGCTGTGTGGCTGCAGCGATTGGGGCTTTGAGAGGTCCTTTGCATGGAGGGGCAAATGAGGCTGCAATGCACCTTATCGAAAGCTTTGCAAGTGTAGATTCTGCGATTGCAGGTGTCAATAAAAAACTAGAAAACAAAGAATTGCTTATGGGCTTTGGACACAGAATCTATGGGCTTGGTGGCGATCCTAGAAACGCACTCATCAAGGTATGGAGCAAGAGGCTTGGTGGCGATACACTGCTCTTTGAAGTCAGTGAAGCGATAGAAAATCTCATGAAAGAAAAAAAGCCAAACTTGCCACCAAATGCGGACTTTTATAGTGCTTCGACATATCATTTTATGGGGATTCCGACAGATTATTTCACGCCGATTTTTATCATAAGTCGCGTCAGTGGCTGGTGCGCTCATATCAAAGAGCAAAGGGCAAACAACAAGCTAATCCGTCCAAGTAGCACATACATAGGACCAGAACCTAGAGAATTTACACATATAACCAAACGATAAACGACAAAGGAGTAACAATGAATAATATGGGAATCTTAGAAGCAAAACGACCTGATTTTGATGCACTTTTGACAAAAATCGCAACATACGCGAGCGAATACGAAATCACAAGTGATTTGGCTATGCAAACAGCGCGATATTGTCTTATGGATACTTTGGGCTG carries:
- a CDS encoding citrate/2-methylcitrate synthase → MSMSEAKKKTGGLAGVVAGESAICTCGLGNGLNYYGYAIEDLAQNCEFEEVAYLLQYAKLPNNKELEDYKEQIIAQRSLNENLKAVLRAIPKSAHPMNLMQAAVATLGSVESEENNFSDQDSKIIRLLGVLPSVLCYWHHYANFGKEISFDSDQKSIAGYFLEKLKLKTPKEEFIKAMHCSLILYAEHEFNASTFTARICASTKSDIFSCVAAAIGALRGPLHGGANEAAMHLIESFASVDSAIAGVNKKLENKELLMGFGHRIYGLGGDPRNALIKVWSKRLGGDTLLFEVSEAIENLMKEKKPNLPPNADFYSASTYHFMGIPTDYFTPIFIISRVSGWCAHIKEQRANNKLIRPSSTYIGPEPREFTHITKR